The Mucilaginibacter yixingensis genome window below encodes:
- the rlmN gene encoding 23S rRNA (adenine(2503)-C(2))-methyltransferase RlmN, with the protein MNNTVGKTDIRSLSLDALQQQFVAMGEKAFRAKQVYEWLWKKSCISFDEMSNISKELRTKLYETFTINNVKIHNSQFSADKTIKNSFILHDSHLIEGVLIPTPERMTACVSSQVGCSLTCKFCATGYMERKRNLNPDEIYDQVVLINQQAVENYGIPLSNIVYMGMGEPLLNYANMMKSIEKITSEEGLNMAPKRITVSTAGIAKMIRKLGDDNVKFNLALSLHAANDQKRNTIMPINEQNTLKALADALKYYYAKTKNPVTYEYIVFNDFNDNIQDAMELARFCKHLPCKVNIIEYNPISFASFINAEEDKIEAFAAYLRKQNIITNVRRSRGKDIDAACGQLAIKEQA; encoded by the coding sequence GTGAATAATACAGTAGGTAAAACAGATATCCGCAGCTTGAGCTTAGATGCGCTGCAACAACAGTTTGTTGCCATGGGCGAGAAAGCCTTTCGTGCTAAGCAGGTTTACGAGTGGCTTTGGAAAAAATCATGCATTTCTTTCGATGAGATGAGCAATATTTCTAAAGAACTTCGGACTAAACTTTATGAAACTTTTACCATCAATAACGTAAAAATTCATAACTCTCAGTTTAGTGCTGATAAAACTATAAAAAATTCTTTTATTTTACACGATAGCCATCTGATTGAGGGTGTTTTAATTCCCACACCCGAGCGTATGACGGCTTGCGTGTCTTCTCAAGTGGGCTGCAGCCTTACCTGCAAATTTTGTGCAACGGGCTATATGGAGCGCAAACGCAACTTAAATCCCGATGAAATTTATGACCAGGTAGTGCTGATCAATCAGCAGGCTGTGGAAAACTATGGTATCCCGCTCAGTAACATCGTTTACATGGGCATGGGCGAGCCGCTGCTCAACTACGCCAATATGATGAAGTCTATCGAAAAAATCACTTCAGAAGAAGGCCTGAACATGGCGCCGAAGCGCATCACGGTTTCAACCGCCGGCATTGCCAAAATGATTCGGAAACTGGGTGATGATAACGTAAAGTTTAACCTGGCGCTTTCATTACATGCGGCTAACGACCAGAAGCGGAACACCATTATGCCTATCAATGAGCAAAACACGCTCAAAGCCCTGGCCGACGCGCTGAAATATTACTACGCCAAAACCAAAAACCCGGTAACCTACGAGTATATTGTTTTTAATGACTTTAATGACAACATACAGGATGCCATGGAGCTGGCCCGCTTCTGTAAACACCTGCCCTGCAAGGTGAATATTATTGAGTACAACCCCATCTCCTTCGCCAGCTTTATTAATGCCGAAGAGGATAAGATTGAGGCCTTTGCTGCTTACCTGCGCAAGCAAAATATCATCACCAACGTGCGCCGCAGCCGTGGCAAGGATATTGATGCCGCGTGCGGGCAGTTAGCTATTAAAGAGCAGGCGTAG
- a CDS encoding ComF family protein, translating into MKTLRSYLADFVSLLFPDLCRACGTSLVTGEHLICTDCRYHLPYTNFHLQADNLVAKQFWGKLPVEAAYSMLYFTKGGKVQQLMHQLKYKNQPQVGNLLGSLASIQLQASATFGQIDLIIPVPLHKSRLRKRGYNQSTHFAEGLTEKLLARVVTDNLIRVKATKTQTKKSRAERAENMQSVFTIKNPDQLIDKNILLVDDIMTTGATLEACGAVLLQVPGVKLFIATIAYTE; encoded by the coding sequence GTGAAAACCTTACGCAGTTACCTGGCCGATTTTGTATCGCTGCTCTTTCCTGACCTTTGCAGGGCTTGCGGCACGTCACTGGTAACCGGCGAGCATTTGATCTGTACCGATTGCAGGTACCATCTCCCCTACACCAATTTCCATTTACAGGCTGATAATTTGGTAGCCAAACAATTCTGGGGCAAACTCCCGGTAGAGGCCGCTTACTCCATGCTTTACTTTACCAAAGGCGGCAAGGTGCAGCAACTGATGCATCAACTGAAATATAAAAATCAACCACAGGTAGGCAACTTGCTGGGGAGCCTGGCATCGATTCAACTACAAGCATCAGCAACATTTGGGCAAATTGATTTGATTATCCCGGTACCTCTACATAAAAGCCGGCTGCGAAAACGCGGCTATAACCAGAGCACACATTTTGCGGAAGGATTGACAGAAAAGTTATTGGCCCGGGTTGTTACCGATAACCTCATCCGTGTTAAGGCAACCAAAACACAAACCAAAAAATCGCGTGCAGAACGTGCAGAAAACATGCAATCTGTCTTCACCATAAAAAATCCGGATCAGTTGATTGACAAAAATATTTTATTGGTAGATGATATTATGACCACTGGGGCCACACTGGAGGCTTGCGGAGCGGTGTTATTGCAGGTACCGGGGGTTAAATTATTTATTGCGACGATTGCGTATACAGAATAA